Proteins encoded by one window of Gallaecimonas xiamenensis 3-C-1:
- a CDS encoding GlxA family transcriptional regulator translates to PAESYDLLLVVGGPGAYSGSHPNLCTWLRDMEGRVGRLVSVCTGAFLLGEAGLLDGHRVTTHWNYTEQLAQAYPKAKVEQNQIFINDKSGVISCGGITAGIDLALSLIEADHGRQLAVQVAKVLLVVMRRQGGQVQFSPLHAEVTDDETVIGKVQRYVLEHLDEDFSVESLAAMAAMSQRHFARSFAQEVKMTPMEFVRAARVDSARKLLENSALPLKTIAYQSGFASTRQMRQQFNDKLGLTPAQYRRQFG, encoded by the coding sequence AGCCTGCCGAGTCTTATGATCTGTTGCTGGTGGTCGGCGGGCCCGGCGCCTACAGCGGCAGCCATCCCAATCTTTGTACCTGGCTTCGGGATATGGAAGGGCGGGTAGGGCGCCTGGTGTCGGTCTGTACCGGTGCCTTTTTGTTGGGGGAGGCCGGTTTGCTTGACGGCCACCGGGTAACCACCCATTGGAACTACACCGAGCAGCTGGCCCAGGCCTATCCCAAGGCCAAGGTGGAGCAGAACCAGATCTTCATCAACGATAAGAGCGGAGTGATCAGCTGCGGCGGCATTACCGCCGGTATCGATCTTGCCTTGTCGCTTATCGAGGCCGATCACGGTCGGCAACTGGCGGTGCAGGTTGCCAAGGTGCTGTTGGTGGTGATGCGCCGCCAAGGCGGGCAGGTTCAGTTCAGCCCCTTGCACGCCGAGGTAACCGATGATGAAACCGTCATTGGCAAGGTGCAGCGGTACGTACTTGAGCATCTCGATGAGGACTTTTCGGTGGAGTCTCTGGCGGCCATGGCGGCCATGAGCCAACGGCATTTTGCCCGCAGCTTTGCCCAGGAAGTGAAAATGACCCCCATGGAATTCGTCCGGGCCGCCAGGGTCGATTCTGCCAGGAAGCTATTGGAAAACAGTGCCTTGCCTTTGAAGACCATCGCCTATCAAAGCGGTTTTGCCAGTACCCGCCAGATGCGCCAGCAGTTTAACGACAAGCTGGGGCTGACCCCGGCCCAATATCGCCGCCAATTCGGTTAA
- a CDS encoding ATP-binding protein: MQTLPPLANKALRFGPFLLYPDQRLLMKEGEPLNLGGKAMDILLALLQEPGALVSKGQLMARVWPTTVVDEISVRVHIAALRKALGDSHRSEGIIATLPQQGYRFVAKVRVEDSVSGAPRLPLPSLLWHTLGRDEALGTLKRLLLERRLLTLVGCGGIGKTTVALRVAEQLKGDFGDGIHFLDLATIDDHDAVAKVLAQGLGLAPGHGLAGYFEGRQLLLVLDNCEHLVGPCASLVERLLRLAPGLRVLATSREPLRAEGESVLHLGPLPYPVACDSPNASEAISYAAIELFLARAQARLPQFSLDDDNVAAVAAICRRLDGIPLAIELAAANVEALGLDGICAQLDDGMRLLSQGRRHALKRHQTLEATLDWSYGLLSDSEQRCFRLLAIFNGAFSLNQALELLNCGDACRATLLERVTQLVSKSLLEVDRSGPEQKYRLLDTTRSYALDKLKASDDVHHLCCLGHLRQTKAQ, from the coding sequence ATGCAAACACTACCCCCACTTGCAAACAAGGCTCTGCGTTTCGGGCCTTTTCTGCTCTATCCAGACCAGCGTCTGCTGATGAAGGAAGGGGAGCCGCTCAACCTGGGCGGCAAGGCCATGGATATCCTGCTGGCGCTGCTGCAAGAGCCCGGCGCCCTGGTCAGCAAGGGGCAACTGATGGCCAGGGTTTGGCCCACCACAGTGGTGGACGAGATCTCGGTACGGGTCCATATCGCTGCCCTTAGGAAGGCCCTGGGGGACAGCCACCGCAGCGAGGGGATCATCGCCACCTTGCCCCAGCAGGGCTACCGCTTTGTGGCCAAGGTTAGGGTAGAGGACTCGGTAAGCGGCGCCCCAAGGCTGCCGTTGCCGTCGCTGCTGTGGCACACCCTGGGCCGGGATGAGGCCCTTGGCACCCTCAAACGCCTGCTCCTTGAGCGGCGCCTGCTGACCCTGGTGGGCTGTGGCGGCATAGGTAAAACCACGGTAGCCCTGCGGGTGGCCGAGCAGCTCAAGGGCGACTTTGGCGACGGCATCCATTTTCTGGATCTGGCCACCATTGACGATCATGATGCCGTGGCCAAGGTGTTGGCCCAAGGCCTGGGCTTGGCCCCTGGCCATGGCCTGGCGGGCTACTTTGAAGGGCGCCAACTGCTCCTTGTCCTGGACAACTGTGAGCACCTGGTGGGGCCCTGCGCCAGCCTGGTGGAGAGGCTGCTGCGATTGGCCCCGGGGCTGAGGGTGCTGGCCACCAGCCGTGAGCCGCTAAGGGCCGAAGGGGAGTCTGTGCTGCACTTGGGTCCCCTGCCTTATCCGGTGGCCTGCGATAGCCCCAATGCCAGCGAAGCCATCAGCTACGCCGCCATTGAACTCTTCCTGGCCAGGGCCCAGGCCCGTTTGCCCCAGTTCAGCCTGGATGACGACAACGTGGCGGCAGTTGCCGCCATCTGCCGCCGCCTGGACGGTATCCCTCTTGCCATTGAACTGGCGGCGGCCAATGTGGAAGCCTTGGGGCTGGACGGGATCTGCGCCCAGCTTGACGACGGCATGCGGCTGTTAAGCCAGGGCCGGCGCCATGCCCTTAAACGCCATCAGACCCTGGAAGCGACCCTCGATTGGAGCTACGGCCTGCTGAGCGACAGTGAGCAGCGCTGTTTTCGGTTGCTGGCCATTTTCAACGGGGCCTTTTCCCTCAACCAGGCCCTGGAGCTACTCAACTGCGGCGATGCCTGCCGGGCTACCCTGTTGGAGCGGGTAACCCAACTGGTCAGCAAGTCCTTGTTGGAAGTGGACCGCAGTGGCCCTGAGCAAAAATACCGGCTCCTGGACACCACCCGCAGCTACGCCCTGGACAAGCTCAAGGCCAGCGACGACGTCCACCACCTTTGCTGTCTCGGCCACCTGCGCCAAACCAAGGCCCAATAA
- a CDS encoding alpha/beta hydrolase, producing the protein MSRQSLLASVSLLLATFACQGEPWVDKDTRQFLDALAAGGGKPLETLSPTAARAVLTGAQQSVAVDMSGIEVEHKSVAVAGKPLKLVLVKPAAAKGPLPVFMFFHGGGWVLGDYPTHARLIRDLVVNSGAAAVYVDYAPSPESQYPTAINQAYDATLWVAQHGREWGLDPRHLAVAGNSVGGNMAAAVSLMAKDKGKPAIGFQLLLWPVTDARFDTPSYQQFAQGHFLTLPMMKWFWDAYTTDPKERAQYYASPLRASLAELKGLPPALVQTAECDVLRDEGEAYAHKLDAAGVPVTATRYNGMIHDYGLLNPLASNSTVQAALRQAGEELRHHLH; encoded by the coding sequence ATGTCGCGTCAATCCCTGCTGGCCAGCGTCTCGCTGCTACTTGCCACCTTTGCCTGCCAGGGCGAACCCTGGGTAGACAAGGATACCCGCCAATTCCTCGATGCCCTGGCCGCCGGTGGCGGCAAGCCACTGGAAACCCTGTCCCCCACCGCTGCCCGTGCCGTGCTGACCGGTGCCCAGCAATCGGTGGCGGTGGACATGTCCGGCATCGAGGTGGAGCACAAGAGCGTAGCGGTGGCCGGCAAGCCGCTGAAGCTGGTGCTGGTTAAACCGGCCGCCGCCAAGGGGCCCTTGCCGGTATTCATGTTTTTCCACGGTGGTGGCTGGGTGCTGGGGGACTACCCCACCCACGCCAGGCTTATCCGCGACCTGGTGGTGAATTCCGGCGCCGCCGCTGTGTACGTGGACTATGCCCCTTCCCCGGAAAGCCAATATCCCACCGCCATCAACCAGGCCTATGACGCCACCTTGTGGGTGGCTCAGCATGGCCGGGAATGGGGCCTGGATCCGCGCCACCTGGCGGTGGCCGGCAACAGTGTCGGCGGCAATATGGCGGCGGCGGTGTCCTTGATGGCCAAGGACAAAGGCAAGCCGGCCATTGGCTTTCAGTTGCTGCTGTGGCCGGTGACCGACGCCCGTTTCGACACCCCCTCCTACCAGCAGTTTGCCCAGGGCCACTTCCTGACCCTGCCGATGATGAAGTGGTTCTGGGACGCCTACACCACCGATCCCAAGGAGCGCGCCCAATACTACGCCTCACCCCTGCGCGCCTCCCTTGCCGAGCTCAAGGGCCTGCCGCCGGCGCTGGTGCAAACCGCCGAATGCGACGTGCTGCGTGACGAAGGGGAAGCCTATGCCCACAAGCTGGACGCCGCCGGGGTGCCGGTCACCGCCACCCGCTACAACGGCATGATCCACGACTACGGTCTGCTCAATCCCCTGGCCAGCAACAGCACGGTGCAAGCCGCCCTGCGCCAGGCCGGTGAAGAGCTGCGCCACCACTTGCACTGA
- a CDS encoding hydrolase, which produces MAIAKAAPGKTLLSPNDHILVMIDHQSQMAFATKSIDAVTLRNNAALVAKAAKEFDVSTILTTVAEKSFSGPIFEEISAVFPGCNVIDRTTMNTWEDERIAERVNSIGKPKIVLAGLWTSVCIVGPALSALDQGFEVYFIADACGDVSVEAHEMAIQRMVQLGARPMTSLQYLLELQRDWARTGTYDQTVKTAIANGGAYGLGLIYAKTMFNASEGH; this is translated from the coding sequence ATGGCCATTGCCAAAGCCGCTCCCGGCAAAACCCTGCTCAGCCCCAACGACCACATCCTGGTAATGATTGACCACCAATCCCAGATGGCCTTTGCCACCAAGTCCATTGACGCGGTAACCCTGCGAAACAACGCCGCCCTGGTGGCCAAGGCCGCCAAGGAATTTGACGTCTCCACCATCCTCACCACCGTTGCCGAGAAGAGCTTTTCCGGCCCTATCTTCGAGGAGATCAGTGCGGTGTTCCCTGGCTGCAACGTCATCGACCGCACCACCATGAACACCTGGGAAGACGAACGCATCGCCGAACGGGTCAACAGCATAGGCAAGCCCAAGATAGTGCTGGCAGGGCTCTGGACCTCGGTCTGTATCGTCGGCCCGGCCCTGTCGGCCCTGGACCAGGGTTTTGAGGTCTACTTCATTGCCGACGCCTGTGGCGACGTGTCTGTCGAAGCCCATGAGATGGCCATCCAGCGCATGGTACAGCTGGGCGCCCGCCCCATGACGTCCTTGCAGTACCTGCTTGAGCTGCAACGGGACTGGGCCCGCACCGGCACCTACGACCAGACCGTCAAGACCGCCATTGCCAACGGTGGCGCCTATGGCCTTGGCCTGATCTACGCCAAGACCATGTTCAATGCCTCCGAAGGCCACTGA
- a CDS encoding antibiotic biosynthesis monooxygenase: MSNDAITLVIRHRVKAGHEARYESWLRRITETASRYPGHLGVDVMRDASLFVSVLRFASADALDDWLASATRQALITEIAPFLSEQESREQHQGHEFWFVPSQSHRPPTRWKQALVTFLVILPLSLLFPQLLKPVFALSPWLGSYLGRGLLVTLCIVLSVVYLLMPRVTRLLAPWLNKP; this comes from the coding sequence ATGTCCAACGACGCCATCACCCTGGTGATCCGCCACCGGGTCAAAGCCGGCCATGAAGCGCGCTATGAAAGCTGGCTGCGCCGTATCACCGAAACGGCCAGTCGCTACCCGGGCCACCTGGGGGTGGATGTGATGCGTGACGCCAGTCTTTTTGTCAGTGTGCTGCGTTTTGCCAGCGCCGACGCCCTGGATGACTGGCTGGCGTCGGCCACCCGCCAGGCCCTTATCACCGAGATCGCCCCCTTTTTAAGCGAGCAGGAAAGCCGCGAGCAGCACCAGGGCCATGAGTTCTGGTTTGTGCCGTCCCAAAGCCATCGCCCGCCGACCCGTTGGAAGCAGGCCCTGGTGACCTTTTTGGTGATCTTGCCGTTAAGCCTGCTCTTCCCGCAGTTACTCAAGCCGGTATTTGCCCTGTCTCCCTGGCTGGGCAGTTATCTTGGCCGCGGCCTGCTGGTCACTCTTTGCATCGTGTTGTCGGTGGTTTACCTGCTGATGCCAAGGGTTACCCGGCTGCTGGCCCCTTGGCTTAACAAACCCTGA
- a CDS encoding amidohydrolase encodes MHADIIFKNGHIHTVDKSNPYASAVAIKDGRFLTVGSDSEAMAYCSRDTQVIDLNRRTVIPGLNDSHLHLIRGGLNYNLELRWEGVPSLSDALAMLKAQADRTPTPQWVRVVGGWNEFQFAERRMPTLDELNRAAPDTPVFVLHLYDRALLNRAALKVVGYDKNTPNPPGGEIVRDASGNPTGMLIARPNAMILYATLAMGPKLPLEYQVNSTRQFMRELNRLGVTSAIDAGGGFQNYPDDYQVIQELADADQLTIRIAYNLFTQKPKEELADFQSWTKQVKPGQGSDFFRHNGAGEMLVFSAADFEDFLEPRPDLAPSMEAELEPVVRHLVAERWPFRLHATYDESISRMLDVFEKVDRDIPFDGLPWFFDHAETISPQNIERVRALGGGIAIQDRMAFQGEYFVDRYGPKAAEQTPPIKRMLAEGVPVGAGTDATRVSSYNPWTSLYWLVSGKTVGGLNLYPEGLDREQALALFTHGSAWFSSEQGKKGQIKVGQLADMVALSSDYFRIDEEEIKWLESVLTLVGGKVVYGCDEFTTLSPPVLPVLPDWSPVAMVPGHWRPNLAEIQATMHQCCGSCAVHGHDHNKARFSDVPVSDFQGFWGAFGCSCFAF; translated from the coding sequence ATGCATGCCGATATCATTTTTAAAAATGGCCATATCCATACCGTCGACAAGAGCAATCCCTACGCCAGTGCCGTGGCCATCAAGGACGGCCGTTTCCTGACGGTGGGCAGCGACAGCGAGGCCATGGCCTATTGCAGCCGCGACACCCAGGTTATCGACTTGAACCGCCGTACCGTCATTCCGGGCCTTAACGACTCGCACCTGCACCTTATTCGCGGTGGCCTCAATTACAACCTGGAGTTGCGCTGGGAGGGGGTGCCGTCTTTGAGCGACGCCCTGGCCATGCTCAAAGCCCAGGCCGACCGTACCCCGACCCCCCAATGGGTGCGGGTGGTGGGGGGCTGGAACGAGTTCCAGTTCGCCGAGCGCCGTATGCCCACCCTTGACGAGCTTAACCGCGCCGCGCCGGACACTCCGGTGTTTGTACTGCACCTTTATGACAGGGCGCTCTTGAACCGCGCCGCCCTTAAGGTGGTGGGTTATGACAAAAACACCCCCAACCCGCCGGGCGGTGAAATTGTCCGCGATGCCAGCGGTAACCCCACCGGCATGCTGATCGCCCGGCCCAACGCCATGATCCTCTACGCCACCCTGGCCATGGGGCCCAAACTGCCGCTGGAATACCAGGTCAACTCCACCCGCCAGTTTATGCGCGAGCTAAACCGCCTTGGGGTGACCAGCGCCATCGACGCTGGCGGCGGTTTCCAAAACTACCCGGACGACTACCAGGTGATCCAGGAGCTGGCCGACGCTGACCAGCTCACTATCCGTATCGCCTACAACCTCTTTACCCAAAAGCCCAAGGAAGAGCTGGCAGATTTTCAAAGCTGGACCAAACAGGTCAAACCGGGGCAGGGCAGCGATTTCTTCCGCCACAATGGCGCCGGCGAGATGCTGGTGTTCTCCGCCGCCGACTTTGAAGACTTCCTAGAGCCTCGGCCGGACTTGGCCCCCAGCATGGAAGCAGAGCTTGAGCCCGTGGTGCGCCACCTGGTGGCCGAGCGCTGGCCGTTTCGCCTGCACGCCACCTATGACGAGTCCATCTCGCGGATGCTGGATGTGTTCGAGAAGGTCGACCGCGACATTCCCTTCGACGGCTTGCCCTGGTTCTTCGACCACGCCGAAACCATCAGCCCTCAGAACATCGAGCGGGTTCGGGCGCTGGGCGGCGGCATTGCCATCCAAGACCGCATGGCCTTCCAGGGGGAATACTTTGTTGACCGCTACGGCCCTAAAGCCGCCGAGCAAACCCCGCCCATCAAACGGATGCTGGCCGAAGGGGTGCCGGTAGGCGCCGGTACCGACGCCACCCGGGTGTCCAGTTACAACCCCTGGACCTCCCTTTACTGGCTGGTGTCAGGCAAAACCGTGGGTGGCCTCAACCTCTACCCCGAAGGCTTGGACCGCGAACAAGCCCTGGCGCTCTTTACCCATGGCAGCGCCTGGTTCTCCTCCGAGCAAGGCAAGAAAGGCCAAATCAAGGTGGGGCAACTGGCCGATATGGTGGCCCTGTCCAGCGATTACTTCCGTATCGACGAGGAAGAAATCAAGTGGCTTGAATCGGTACTGACCCTGGTGGGCGGCAAAGTGGTGTACGGCTGTGATGAGTTCACCACGCTTTCTCCTCCCGTATTGCCGGTGCTGCCCGACTGGTCGCCGGTGGCCATGGTGCCCGGCCACTGGCGCCCCAATCTTGCCGAGATCCAGGCCACCATGCACCAGTGCTGCGGCTCTTGCGCCGTACACGGCCATGACCACAACAAAGCGCGCTTCTCTGACGTACCGGTCAGCGACTTCCAGGGTTTCTGGGGGGCCTTTGGCTGTTCCTGTTTTGCCTTTTAA
- a CDS encoding DUF1427 family protein: MRPLLGLLLGLLIGAGCRLAGIPLPAPQALIGALLVLAMTLGYSLTGLLNRCRPATQADNCGGPSGQRQTGGTR, encoded by the coding sequence ATGCGACCGTTATTGGGTTTATTGCTGGGGCTGTTGATCGGCGCCGGCTGCCGGCTGGCGGGGATACCGCTGCCGGCGCCCCAGGCGCTGATCGGCGCCTTGCTGGTGTTGGCCATGACCTTGGGTTACAGCCTCACCGGCCTGTTAAACCGTTGCCGCCCGGCCACCCAGGCCGACAACTGCGGTGGCCCCAGCGGCCAGCGCCAAACCGGAGGTACGCGATGA
- a CDS encoding DUF1427 family protein, with product MTALMGIVLGLLIGAGCRWFDIPAPAPPKLMGALLVVAMTLGFIGTDALLAKAPAVAVEAGQ from the coding sequence ATGACCGCCTTGATGGGGATAGTACTGGGGCTGCTGATTGGCGCCGGTTGCCGCTGGTTTGACATTCCGGCACCGGCACCGCCGAAACTGATGGGGGCGCTGCTGGTGGTGGCCATGACCCTGGGCTTTATCGGCACCGATGCCCTGCTGGCCAAGGCGCCTGCCGTGGCCGTGGAGGCCGGTCAATGA
- a CDS encoding DoxX family protein: MNLSLLLVRCCLSAVFLFSGFDKLFDWAEAQREVVGFGLPMPALFAAATIGVQLGGGLSVLLGFYTRFGSLLLMAFTAAATLLVHWPVGAPNPTMALTTSLEHLAIIGGFVLLTVTGPGTLALAGRR, encoded by the coding sequence ATGAACCTCTCGTTGCTGTTGGTGCGTTGCTGCCTGAGCGCGGTATTTTTGTTCAGCGGTTTTGACAAGCTCTTTGACTGGGCCGAAGCCCAGCGGGAAGTGGTGGGTTTTGGCCTGCCGATGCCGGCCTTGTTTGCCGCCGCCACCATCGGAGTGCAGCTGGGCGGCGGTTTGAGTGTATTGCTGGGCTTTTATACCCGCTTTGGCAGCTTGCTGCTGATGGCCTTTACCGCCGCAGCGACCCTGCTGGTGCACTGGCCAGTGGGCGCCCCCAACCCCACCATGGCCCTCACCACCAGCCTTGAGCACCTGGCCATTATTGGCGGTTTTGTGCTGCTGACGGTGACCGGCCCTGGCACCTTGGCGCTGGCCGGCAGGCGCTGA
- a CDS encoding alginate export family protein — protein MLLVSLLLAAQSLSTPALTKLRQDEDWSAWCADKPQGYPFKCLRPTADSLLSLGGEVRYRYEFTDDPVWGGEPQDEHGVFTQRYVGFADWHLGSRWRLFGQVTSAIADGRAGGPSIPDQNRLSVQQTFVQYGAKDYRLTLGRQELNLGSGRLLDVREGPNVRRRFDAGVVNGQLGNWHWQGLVARPWRFKTGSFDDRVDHSQGLWGFYGTTCAPLSGNLDLYYFGYRNEHARYAQGQGVELRHTLGTRLFGDQGPWSWNWEFIYQFGRFDGGDIGAWSLASDTRYRFGAPFAPELGLSANVASGDKNPNDHKLGSFNALFPRGNYFSEMALLGPRNFYNLHPYLGLNLTPALVLTTELDFYWRLEKGDGIYGPAGQLLRPAYSPGSRYVGTEFAANVTWTPRRGHVLTAIYGHSFPGPALGDAKDEDFLELTWQYRF, from the coding sequence ATGCTGCTGGTATCCCTGCTATTGGCCGCCCAAAGCCTATCGACACCGGCGCTGACAAAGCTGCGCCAAGACGAAGATTGGTCGGCCTGGTGCGCCGATAAGCCCCAGGGATACCCCTTTAAATGCCTCAGACCCACCGCCGACAGCCTATTGAGCCTAGGCGGGGAGGTGCGCTATCGCTATGAATTTACTGACGATCCGGTTTGGGGCGGCGAGCCGCAGGACGAGCACGGCGTTTTTACGCAGCGCTACGTGGGCTTTGCCGATTGGCACCTTGGCTCCCGTTGGCGCCTCTTTGGCCAAGTGACCAGCGCCATTGCCGACGGCAGGGCCGGCGGGCCGTCAATACCGGACCAAAACCGCCTGAGCGTGCAGCAAACCTTTGTGCAATATGGGGCAAAGGATTATCGCCTGACCCTTGGCCGCCAGGAACTAAACCTTGGCTCGGGCCGGCTCTTGGATGTGCGCGAAGGGCCCAATGTCCGGCGCCGCTTTGACGCCGGCGTAGTGAACGGGCAGCTCGGCAACTGGCATTGGCAGGGCCTGGTGGCAAGGCCCTGGCGCTTTAAAACCGGCAGCTTTGACGACCGGGTTGACCACAGCCAGGGGCTTTGGGGCTTTTACGGCACCACCTGCGCGCCACTATCCGGCAACCTTGACCTTTATTACTTTGGCTATCGTAACGAGCATGCCCGCTATGCCCAGGGGCAAGGGGTTGAGCTTCGCCACACCCTCGGCACCCGGCTCTTTGGAGACCAGGGCCCCTGGTCTTGGAACTGGGAGTTTATCTACCAGTTTGGCCGCTTTGATGGCGGCGACATTGGTGCCTGGAGCCTGGCAAGCGATACCCGCTATCGCTTTGGCGCGCCATTTGCCCCTGAGCTTGGCCTCTCTGCCAACGTTGCCAGCGGCGATAAAAACCCCAACGACCACAAGCTGGGTTCTTTTAACGCCCTGTTCCCACGAGGCAATTACTTTTCGGAAATGGCGCTCTTGGGGCCGCGCAACTTCTACAACCTGCACCCCTATTTGGGGCTGAACCTGACCCCAGCCCTGGTGCTGACCACAGAGCTCGATTTTTATTGGCGCCTTGAAAAGGGTGACGGCATCTACGGTCCCGCCGGCCAGCTGCTGCGCCCCGCTTATTCGCCTGGCTCGCGCTACGTGGGCACCGAGTTTGCCGCCAATGTCACCTGGACGCCCCGGCGCGGCCATGTGCTGACCGCCATTTACGGCCACTCTTTCCCGGGGCCCGCCCTTGGGGATGCCAAAGACGAAGACTTTCTTGAGTTGACCTGGCAGTACCGTTTTTAA
- the hppD gene encoding 4-hydroxyphenylpyruvate dioxygenase → MSVDTTYNPLGTDGFEFVEYTAADAKGIEDLKALFNSLGFAEVAKHKHKDAWLYRQGDINFIVNGQPHSHALEFAKKHGPSVCAMAFRVGDAQKAFEHAVANGAKPYQNPVGPMELNIPAVYGIGESLLFFVDMYGEKDIYGVDFQFYPDFKERMARHNAGLFEVDHLTHNVHQGNMAVWANFYERIGNFREIRYFDIEGKLTGLVSKAMTAPCGKIRIPINESSDDKSQIEEFLREYNGEGIQHIALTTDDIYKTVADLKARGTKFMSTPDTYYEKVNERVQGHGEDLAKLKELSILIDGAPEKDGILLQIFTDTVIGPVFFEIIQRKGNEGFGEGNFKALFESIEEDQIRRGVLSDA, encoded by the coding sequence ATGTCAGTCGATACCACCTACAACCCCCTTGGCACAGACGGCTTCGAGTTTGTCGAATACACCGCCGCCGACGCCAAGGGCATCGAGGATCTCAAGGCCCTGTTCAACTCCCTTGGCTTTGCCGAAGTGGCCAAGCACAAGCATAAGGATGCCTGGCTGTACCGCCAGGGGGACATCAACTTCATCGTCAACGGCCAGCCCCACAGCCACGCCCTGGAGTTTGCCAAGAAGCATGGCCCTTCGGTGTGCGCCATGGCCTTTCGGGTCGGCGACGCCCAAAAAGCCTTCGAACATGCGGTGGCCAACGGCGCCAAGCCCTACCAGAACCCGGTGGGCCCCATGGAGCTGAACATCCCGGCTGTCTACGGTATCGGCGAGTCCTTGCTGTTCTTCGTGGATATGTACGGCGAAAAAGACATCTACGGTGTGGACTTCCAGTTCTACCCCGATTTCAAAGAGCGCATGGCCCGCCACAACGCCGGCCTGTTCGAAGTGGACCACCTGACCCACAACGTCCATCAGGGCAACATGGCGGTCTGGGCCAACTTCTATGAGCGCATCGGCAACTTCCGTGAAATTCGCTACTTCGATATCGAAGGCAAGCTGACCGGCCTGGTGTCCAAGGCCATGACCGCCCCTTGCGGCAAGATCCGTATTCCCATCAACGAGTCCTCCGACGACAAGTCCCAGATTGAGGAATTCCTGCGCGAATACAATGGCGAAGGCATCCAGCACATCGCCCTGACCACCGACGACATCTACAAAACGGTGGCGGATCTCAAGGCCCGTGGCACCAAGTTCATGTCCACCCCCGACACCTACTACGAGAAGGTCAACGAGCGGGTTCAGGGTCATGGGGAAGATCTGGCCAAGCTGAAGGAGCTGAGCATCCTTATCGACGGCGCCCCCGAAAAAGACGGCATCCTGCTGCAGATCTTCACCGACACCGTGATCGGCCCGGTGTTCTTCGAGATCATCCAGCGCAAGGGCAACGAAGGTTTCGGCGAGGGCAACTTCAAGGCCCTGTTCGAGTCCATCGAAGAAGACCAAATCCGCCGTGGAGTGCTGAGCGATGCGTAA
- a CDS encoding homogentisate 1,2-dioxygenase, which produces MRKWASIPHREGVHSRQAHADLPQEGLYEREMGKEGFFGPTAHLHHRHAPTGWVSWEGPLRPRLFDLNNVKGEGNSPWHADLVLHNPHCRYRIWRPAGKMERLARNADGDDLLFVHEGEAEFFCDFGHLTLRDGDYLMIPRGTMWRLEPKGQMSLLMIEATNGSYQLPDKGLVGPQAIFDPAVLDIPAMDDAFRAQQTEDSWQVEVKRHNQVSVITYPFNPLDAVGWHGDLTVLRLNWRDIRPLMSHRYHLPPSAHTTFVAPRFVVCTFVPRPIESDPGALKVPFYHNNDDYDEVLFYHAGDFFSRDNIERGMMTFHPAGFTHGPHPKAFKAGLEYKKKFTDEVAVMLDTRDALEVGDAALPTENSAYVNSWKTPE; this is translated from the coding sequence ATGCGTAAATGGGCCAGCATTCCCCATCGGGAAGGCGTCCATTCCCGCCAGGCCCATGCGGATCTGCCGCAAGAAGGCCTCTATGAGCGGGAGATGGGTAAGGAGGGCTTTTTCGGCCCCACCGCCCATCTGCACCACAGACATGCGCCTACCGGATGGGTCAGCTGGGAAGGGCCCCTGCGCCCCCGGCTGTTCGATTTGAACAACGTCAAAGGGGAGGGCAACAGCCCCTGGCACGCCGATCTGGTGCTGCACAACCCCCATTGCCGTTACCGCATCTGGCGCCCGGCCGGCAAGATGGAGCGCCTGGCCCGTAACGCCGACGGCGACGATCTGCTGTTCGTCCACGAAGGGGAAGCCGAGTTCTTCTGCGACTTTGGCCACCTGACGTTGCGTGATGGCGACTATCTGATGATCCCCAGGGGCACCATGTGGCGCCTGGAGCCCAAGGGCCAGATGAGCCTGCTGATGATCGAAGCCACCAACGGTTCCTACCAGCTGCCCGATAAGGGCCTGGTGGGCCCCCAGGCCATCTTCGACCCGGCGGTGCTGGACATCCCGGCCATGGATGACGCCTTTCGCGCCCAGCAGACCGAAGACAGCTGGCAGGTGGAGGTCAAGCGCCACAACCAGGTGAGTGTCATCACCTATCCGTTCAACCCCCTGGACGCCGTGGGTTGGCACGGGGATCTGACGGTGCTGCGCCTGAACTGGCGGGATATCCGGCCGCTGATGAGCCACCGCTATCACCTGCCGCCCAGCGCCCACACCACCTTTGTGGCGCCGCGCTTTGTGGTCTGCACCTTTGTACCAAGGCCCATCGAGTCCGACCCCGGCGCCTTGAAGGTGCCCTTCTACCACAATAACGACGACTACGACGAAGTGCTCTTCTACCACGCCGGAGACTTCTTCAGCCGCGACAACATCGAGCGCGGCATGATGACCTTCCACCCGGCGGGCTTCACCCATGGGCCCCATCCCAAGGCCTTTAAGGCCGGGTTGGAGTACAAGAAGAAGTTCACCGACGAAGTGGCGGTGATGCTGGACACCCGCGACGCCCTGGAAGTAGGGGACGCGGCCCTGCCCACCGAGAACAGCGCCTACGTCAACAGCTGGAAGACCCCGGAGTAA